The following coding sequences lie in one Azospirillum humicireducens genomic window:
- the ccmB gene encoding heme exporter protein CcmB, with amino-acid sequence MSRFLRLVARDLRLALRQGSDATIAVMFFVLCVVLFPFGVGPEPNILARIAAGVIWVAALLASLLSLERLFQTDYEDGSLELLSLSSLPLEATVLAKTLAHWLVTGVPLIVAAPLLAVLLNMDAQGFGVLVLTLTLGTPILSLIGAIGAALTLGARRGGVLLSLLILPLYIPVLIFGAGAIDAAINSLTPRPHLLLLAGILAAALPLAPWAGAAALRQAVE; translated from the coding sequence GCCGTTTCCTGCGCCTTGTCGCGCGCGACCTGCGGCTGGCCCTGCGCCAGGGGTCGGACGCCACCATCGCCGTGATGTTCTTCGTCCTGTGCGTGGTGTTGTTTCCCTTCGGCGTCGGGCCGGAGCCGAACATCCTCGCCCGCATCGCCGCAGGTGTGATCTGGGTGGCGGCGCTGCTCGCCTCGCTGCTGTCGCTGGAGCGGCTGTTCCAGACCGATTACGAGGATGGCTCGCTGGAGCTTCTGTCGCTCTCCTCCCTGCCGCTGGAGGCCACGGTGCTGGCGAAGACGCTGGCCCATTGGCTGGTCACCGGCGTGCCGCTGATCGTCGCCGCCCCGCTGCTGGCCGTCCTGTTGAACATGGATGCGCAGGGCTTCGGCGTGCTGGTGCTGACCCTGACGCTGGGAACGCCGATCCTCAGCCTGATCGGTGCCATCGGCGCTGCGCTGACTCTCGGCGCACGGCGCGGCGGGGTGCTGCTGTCACTCCTGATCCTGCCGCTCTACATTCCGGTGCTGATCTTCGGTGCCGGCGCCATCGACGCTGCGATCAACAGCCTGACCCCGCGCCCGCACCTGCTGCTGCTTGCAGGCATCCTCGCCGCCGCCCTGCCGCTCGCCCCCTGGGCCGGCGCCGCTGCCCTGCGTCAGGCGGTGGAGTAG
- a CDS encoding glutathione peroxidase, with protein MTVRTRFRTAALAAIPTALAAVFSMTGGASAMAASSEVNAYSFTFQGIDGRPLPLSQFAGKAILVVNTASQCGFTPQYQGLQALWQRYRDRGLVVVGVPSDDFGGQEPGTATQIKDFCEVNYRIDFPMTDKTVVSGDGAHPFYRWASDEMGFIAKPRWNFHKYLVGPDGKLASWFSTMTDPESDKVREAIERLLPEKAPKS; from the coding sequence ATGACCGTCCGGACCCGCTTTCGCACCGCCGCCCTGGCCGCCATCCCTACCGCCTTGGCGGCGGTCTTCTCCATGACGGGAGGCGCCAGCGCCATGGCCGCCAGCAGTGAAGTCAACGCCTACAGCTTCACCTTCCAGGGCATCGACGGGCGCCCGCTGCCGCTGTCGCAGTTCGCGGGCAAGGCTATCCTGGTGGTCAACACCGCCTCGCAATGCGGCTTCACCCCGCAGTACCAGGGGCTGCAGGCGCTATGGCAGCGCTACCGCGACCGTGGGCTGGTGGTGGTCGGCGTGCCGTCGGACGACTTCGGCGGGCAGGAGCCTGGAACTGCGACCCAGATCAAGGATTTCTGCGAGGTCAACTATCGGATCGACTTCCCGATGACGGACAAGACGGTGGTGTCGGGCGACGGCGCCCACCCCTTCTACCGCTGGGCGTCGGACGAGATGGGCTTCATCGCCAAGCCGCGGTGGAACTTCCACAAGTATCTGGTCGGGCCGGACGGCAAGCTGGCGTCCTGGTTCTCCACCATGACCGACCCCGAGTCGGACAAGGTGCGCGAAGCGATCGAGAGGCTGCTGCCGGAGAAGGCGCCGAAATCCTAG